A single window of Candidatus Methanomethylicota archaeon DNA harbors:
- a CDS encoding methionine synthase, which produces MAVKDQLEAGIEIISDGQTRKDMVTYFSDHIPGFRVIDEKSEIIGKIKPPESTPILNDLIFAKNLAMNKAEIKGIVTGPVTMVFFSELSPDAPYSGFRDPKLYEDIAEALAVEIEFYEKIGIKYFQIDEPSFSLGAPLDIGKKVLKTMLSGIKGERALHVCGNLRRSFGEIVKIDEYEILCVSFKDFVSNFDIIERKVIEDYSKKIGFGCVSTMNTNIDSIESIKRILKKGLEKYGKENIAWIHPDCGLRAFSRNVAFSKLKNMVIAIKEVWSSEF; this is translated from the coding sequence ATAGCTGTTAAAGATCAATTAGAAGCAGGAATAGAAATCATTAGTGATGGACAAACTAGAAAGGATATGGTAACTTATTTTTCAGATCATATACCTGGATTTAGAGTAATAGATGAAAAATCAGAAATTATAGGAAAAATTAAACCTCCTGAAAGCACACCTATATTAAATGATTTAATTTTTGCTAAAAATTTAGCTATGAATAAAGCAGAGATAAAAGGAATAGTAACTGGTCCAGTAACTATGGTATTTTTTTCAGAATTATCTCCAGATGCTCCATATTCTGGATTTAGAGATCCAAAACTTTATGAAGATATTGCTGAAGCATTAGCTGTAGAAATAGAATTTTATGAAAAAATAGGAATAAAATATTTTCAAATTGATGAGCCAAGCTTTTCATTAGGTGCACCATTAGATATAGGTAAAAAAGTTTTAAAAACCATGTTATCAGGAATAAAGGGAGAGAGAGCACTTCATGTATGTGGTAATTTAAGAAGAAGTTTTGGAGAAATTGTAAAAATAGATGAATATGAAATTTTATGTGTATCTTTTAAGGATTTTGTTAGTAATTTTGATATTATAGAGAGAAAAGTAATTGAAGATTATTCAAAAAAAATTGGATTTGGTTGTGTAAGTACAATGAATACAAATATAGATAGTATAGAATCAATAAAAAGAATATTAAAGAAAGGATTAGAAAAATATGGAAAAGAAAATATAGCTTGGATTCATCCAGATTGTGGATTAAGAGCATTTAGTAGAAATGTAGCATTTTCTAAACTTAAAAATATGGTAATTGCTATTAAGGAGGTATGGAGTAGTGAATTTTAA
- a CDS encoding radical SAM protein — MEIRIVETKKNVIHGWYFPFSSGRRECNSERILINPYNGCTVNCPMCYTRAYGGYFEEWNKKGVITIFKNIHIKLREELSKLYYASCGYFCPVTDPFQYPIENYYHLSELCMDVFLELDLPIEFITKNGSNIPDRVFKKLSEHKYNHCFCQYTILTLDKEISRILSPGGSTPDEQFKAVRRSKDYGLYVVVRIDPIIPGINDSKIILSELVNTAKDNGADHIIASICDLNKQSMEKMLPIIENFGLKKLWESLYIERIGMSYHTCLNYRREIFKTLREICKNNGLSFALCMEFYKIGRKYKGMNEEFMTSKVCEGKIVPVYFRKSLKENFKPIIGCDGDCLSCAKGISYPICGKSLLAEAGSMTFQKYLKLKPNLHLE; from the coding sequence ATGGAAATAAGAATTGTTGAAACTAAGAAGAATGTTATTCATGGTTGGTATTTTCCCTTTTCCTCTGGAAGAAGAGAATGTAATTCTGAAAGAATTTTAATAAATCCTTATAATGGTTGTACAGTTAATTGTCCAATGTGTTATACAAGAGCATATGGTGGTTATTTTGAAGAATGGAATAAAAAAGGTGTAATAACAATATTTAAGAATATTCATATTAAGCTTAGAGAAGAACTTTCTAAATTATATTATGCTTCATGTGGATATTTTTGTCCTGTTACAGATCCATTTCAATATCCTATAGAAAATTATTATCATCTTTCTGAACTTTGTATGGATGTATTTCTTGAATTAGATTTACCAATTGAATTTATTACAAAAAATGGCTCCAATATTCCTGATAGAGTATTTAAAAAACTTTCAGAGCATAAGTATAACCATTGTTTTTGTCAATATACTATACTTACTTTAGATAAAGAAATAAGTAGAATTCTATCTCCTGGTGGTTCTACACCAGATGAACAATTTAAAGCAGTAAGAAGATCTAAAGATTATGGATTATATGTTGTTGTAAGAATAGATCCAATAATTCCAGGTATTAATGATTCTAAAATAATTCTATCTGAACTAGTTAATACTGCAAAGGATAATGGAGCTGATCATATAATTGCTAGTATTTGTGATTTAAATAAACAATCAATGGAAAAAATGCTTCCAATTATTGAAAATTTTGGATTAAAAAAACTTTGGGAATCATTATACATAGAAAGAATAGGAATGAGTTATCATACATGTTTAAATTATAGAAGAGAAATTTTCAAAACTTTAAGAGAAATATGTAAAAATAATGGATTGAGTTTTGCTCTTTGTATGGAATTTTATAAAATAGGAAGAAAATATAAAGGTATGAATGAAGAATTTATGACCTCTAAAGTATGTGAAGGGAAAATTGTTCCAGTCTATTTTAGAAAGAGTTTAAAAGAGAATTTTAAACCAATAATTGGATGTGATGGAGATTGTCTTTCTTGTGCTAAAGGAATTAGTTATCCAATTTGTGGAAAATCTTTACTAGCTGAAGCAGGATCAATGACATTTCAAAAATATTTAAAATTAAAACCTAATCTTCATCTTGAGTAA
- the trxA gene encoding thioredoxin → MNEEFDEELEKIKLKKLKEIIKARNNKIEGGKMEKSYIELTDENFDFIVNNSKQLVVIDFWAPWCGPCMIMAPIFERLAKKFEGKVLMAKMNVDENMEIPQRFNIYGIPTFIFIKNGKEVKRIIGAVRESELEAEILRWI, encoded by the coding sequence ATGAATGAAGAATTTGATGAAGAATTAGAAAAAATTAAATTAAAAAAACTAAAAGAAATTATTAAAGCAAGGAATAATAAAATTGAGGGAGGTAAAATGGAAAAAAGCTATATAGAATTAACAGATGAAAATTTCGATTTCATAGTAAATAATTCAAAACAACTTGTTGTAATAGATTTTTGGGCTCCTTGGTGTGGTCCATGTATGATTATGGCTCCAATATTTGAAAGACTTGCAAAAAAATTTGAAGGTAAAGTATTAATGGCAAAAATGAATGTTGATGAAAATATGGAAATTCCTCAACGCTTTAATATATATGGTATTCCAACTTTTATTTTTATAAAAAATGGAAAAGAAGTTAAAAGAATTATTGGAGCTGTAAGAGAAAGTGAATTAGAAGCAGAAATACTTAGGTGGATATAA
- the serB gene encoding phosphoserine phosphatase SerB yields the protein MLEVNNKQVNDKLVITVVGKDRPGIVANVSGILARFHINILKLRASTIFSDLFLITLIADLSTSLIKKDVFLNILKNGCEEVGLAIAVESCKSYICDKKIIVFDLDGTLIEQEVIDELAKAAGVGEEVKKITKLAMEGKLKYIDALKERVKLLKGLSVKVLDEINSSIVINPNVMELISKLKELGFIIGIVTGGFDFVANYIGKLIGADYVFCNKLIIKDGFLTGEVEGEITSPEAKLYAIKKIANKFNVGLEACVAVGDGANDLFMIENVGLGIGYKPKLIVRERAHGVINTDDIRVLLALMGCIGFKKEIVERLRKLGF from the coding sequence ATGCTGGAAGTGAATAATAAACAAGTAAATGATAAACTTGTTATAACTGTAGTTGGTAAAGATAGACCTGGGATAGTAGCAAATGTTTCAGGTATTCTTGCAAGATTTCATATTAATATTTTAAAACTTAGAGCTTCTACAATTTTTTCAGATTTATTTTTAATTACATTAATTGCAGATTTAAGTACTTCATTAATTAAAAAAGATGTATTTTTAAATATATTAAAGAATGGTTGTGAAGAAGTTGGATTAGCTATTGCTGTAGAATCTTGTAAAAGTTATATATGTGATAAAAAAATTATTGTATTTGATTTAGATGGAACTCTTATTGAACAAGAAGTAATAGATGAATTAGCAAAAGCTGCAGGAGTAGGAGAAGAAGTTAAGAAAATTACAAAACTTGCAATGGAAGGTAAGTTAAAATATATTGATGCATTAAAAGAGAGGGTTAAATTATTAAAAGGTCTTTCTGTAAAAGTATTAGATGAAATAAACTCTTCTATAGTAATAAATCCTAATGTAATGGAATTAATTTCAAAACTTAAAGAATTAGGATTTATTATAGGAATTGTTACTGGTGGATTTGATTTTGTAGCTAATTATATTGGAAAATTAATAGGTGCTGATTATGTATTTTGTAATAAATTAATTATAAAAGATGGATTTTTAACAGGTGAAGTAGAAGGAGAAATTACAAGTCCAGAAGCAAAATTATATGCTATAAAGAAAATAGCAAATAAATTTAATGTTGGTTTAGAAGCTTGTGTTGCTGTAGGCGATGGAGCTAATGACTTATTTATGATAGAAAATGTAGGTCTAGGAATAGGTTATAAACCAAAGCTTATTGTTAGAGAAAGAGCTCATGGAGTTATAAATACTGATGATATAAGAGTACTATTAGCTCTTATGGGATGTATTGGTTTTAAAAAAGAAATAGTAGAAAGATTAAGAAAATTGGGATTTTAA
- a CDS encoding Lrp/AsnC ligand binding domain-containing protein encodes MQLLLLINADKTSVLDIVNALEKMPNVVEVFPTFGRFDIAVFCEVDSTDAIKQLLKEVSMLKGIIKIEGFLEI; translated from the coding sequence TTGCAATTATTATTATTAATAAATGCAGATAAAACATCAGTATTAGATATTGTAAATGCATTAGAAAAAATGCCAAATGTTGTAGAAGTATTCCCAACTTTTGGAAGATTTGATATAGCAGTATTTTGTGAAGTTGATAGTACTGATGCTATAAAACAATTATTAAAAGAAGTCTCTATGTTAAAAGGAATTATCAAAATTGAGGGATTTTTAGAAATATAG
- a CDS encoding TatD family hydrolase, whose amino-acid sequence MRFIDSHTHTYLRGPEDIELMAVAGIEGVIVCSFLPFNPSGFSTMHDLFKWLIEVECYRLSQYGINARIAIGIHPKSIPEAELKPILDYILTLFDNEKASALGEVGLEIGSKEEEEVLIQQIRIANEYLVPMIMHTPRNNKSKILDKLISIIESENVDPSRVIIDHLTPDLVEKVRSVGAIAGLTVQPGKLTPKDVYEVITKFGPEGIVINSDLGLNPSDPLALPKTAHYLDRNGISGGDIQKIMFSNIRSLLPL is encoded by the coding sequence ATGAGATTCATTGATTCTCATACACATACTTATTTAAGAGGACCTGAAGATATAGAACTAATGGCCGTAGCTGGAATAGAGGGCGTAATTGTTTGTTCTTTTTTACCTTTTAATCCCTCTGGTTTTTCTACAATGCATGATTTATTTAAATGGTTAATTGAAGTAGAATGTTATAGATTATCTCAATATGGAATTAATGCTAGAATTGCAATTGGAATTCATCCAAAGTCCATACCAGAAGCTGAATTAAAACCAATTCTTGATTACATATTAACATTATTTGATAATGAAAAAGCTTCAGCACTTGGTGAAGTTGGATTAGAAATTGGAAGTAAAGAGGAGGAAGAAGTTTTAATTCAACAAATAAGAATAGCTAATGAGTATCTCGTACCTATGATAATGCACACTCCAAGGAATAATAAATCAAAAATTTTAGATAAATTAATTTCTATAATTGAATCTGAAAATGTTGATCCTTCTAGAGTGATAATAGATCATTTAACACCTGATCTTGTAGAAAAAGTTAGGTCTGTAGGAGCAATAGCTGGACTTACTGTTCAACCAGGTAAATTAACACCAAAGGATGTTTATGAAGTTATAACAAAATTTGGGCCAGAAGGAATTGTTATAAATAGTGATTTAGGATTAAATCCTTCTGATCCATTAGCTCTTCCTAAAACTGCTCATTATCTAGATAGAAATGGAATTAGTGGAGGAGATATTCAGAAAATTATGTTCTCTAACATTAGATCTCTTCTTCCATTATAA
- a CDS encoding TrmB family transcriptional regulator sugar-binding domain-containing protein encodes MSLQILKNLGFSDLDIKIYEILLSKDKEKNELMNELNIDEETLEKSIVKMKELGAIDIIGNTIIALHPSSFLNKYLKIKEIEINFRLNELRNIINEAREILEQIYDEKKYGIRREELWQSLNSLTDMEIETIKIISHAQNEILILTEKFSYYPKIREELLLAKARGVNIKIIFLKPNEDIIKELKINGFEIKHFNYWRNIRFTIVDKKEAVFLIWAKKIGGDRIFYRPGYTKNLGIIEILMDTFTHLWEKAIPL; translated from the coding sequence ATGTCATTACAAATACTTAAAAATTTAGGATTTTCTGATTTAGATATTAAAATTTATGAAATTCTTTTAAGTAAAGATAAAGAAAAAAATGAATTAATGAATGAATTAAATATTGATGAAGAAACTCTTGAAAAAAGTATAGTAAAAATGAAGGAATTAGGTGCCATAGACATTATAGGAAATACAATTATTGCACTTCATCCATCCTCTTTTTTAAATAAATATTTAAAAATAAAAGAAATAGAAATTAACTTTAGACTTAATGAACTTAGAAATATTATAAATGAAGCAAGAGAAATATTAGAACAAATTTATGATGAGAAAAAATATGGAATAAGACGAGAAGAACTTTGGCAATCTTTAAATAGCTTAACTGATATGGAAATAGAAACTATAAAAATTATTTCTCATGCTCAAAATGAAATTTTAATTTTAACAGAAAAATTTAGTTATTATCCTAAAATAAGAGAAGAACTTCTCTTAGCTAAAGCAAGAGGAGTAAATATTAAAATAATATTCTTAAAACCAAATGAAGATATTATAAAAGAATTGAAAATAAATGGATTTGAAATTAAACATTTCAATTATTGGAGAAATATAAGATTTACTATTGTAGATAAAAAAGAAGCAGTATTTTTAATTTGGGCAAAGAAAATTGGAGGGGATAGAATATTCTACAGACCAGGATATACGAAGAATTTAGGAATAATAGAAATATTAATGGATACTTTTACTCATC
- a CDS encoding cobalamin-dependent protein (Presence of a B(12) (cobalamin)-binding domain implies dependence on cobalamin itself, in one of its several forms, or in some unusual lineages, dependence on a cobalamin-like analog.), with the protein MIDELKNAIIEQNQKKAKEITENLIKSGIDINEIINAITNGLRIVGELFEKGELFLPEVIRAANAAKTSLNLILPKILEKKSNSNNGTIAIGSLGPHDIGKTLVSAALIANGFKVIDMGININLNIVEKTLKENDIDILALSIMLTSDIEKAKIIIERVRKLFKELKIIVGGAVINENIAKEIKADAYGKDEKEAVEIVKKLLGGK; encoded by the coding sequence TTGATAGATGAACTTAAAAATGCAATTATAGAACAAAATCAAAAAAAAGCTAAGGAAATTACTGAAAATTTAATAAAATCTGGAATTGATATTAATGAAATAATAAATGCTATAACAAATGGACTGAGAATTGTAGGAGAATTGTTTGAAAAAGGTGAATTATTTCTACCTGAAGTAATTAGAGCTGCAAATGCTGCAAAAACATCATTAAATTTAATATTACCAAAAATATTGGAAAAAAAATCTAATAGTAATAATGGAACTATAGCTATTGGTTCATTAGGTCCTCATGATATAGGAAAGACCTTAGTATCTGCTGCTTTAATTGCAAATGGATTTAAAGTAATAGACATGGGTATAAATATAAATTTGAATATTGTAGAAAAAACACTTAAAGAAAATGATATAGATATTTTAGCACTTTCAATAATGCTTACATCAGATATAGAAAAAGCTAAAATAATAATAGAGAGAGTTAGAAAATTATTTAAAGAATTAAAAATAATCGTAGGTGGAGCTGTTATTAATGAAAATATTGCAAAAGAAATAAAAGCTGATGCTTATGGTAAGGATGAAAAGGAAGCTGTTGAAATAGTTAAGAAATTATTAGGAGGGAAATAA
- a CDS encoding Lrp/AsnC ligand binding domain-containing protein, which translates to MVLACILIYCKPGSAEEVVKVIKEIKGIKRAFMVLGSCDIVAEYETESLEKLGITVYEIAKLPGVVSTETLIETIL; encoded by the coding sequence ATGGTATTAGCATGTATATTAATATATTGTAAACCTGGAAGTGCTGAAGAAGTTGTTAAAGTTATTAAAGAAATAAAAGGAATAAAGAGAGCATTTATGGTATTAGGAAGTTGTGATATTGTAGCAGAATATGAAACTGAATCATTAGAGAAATTAGGCATTACTGTATATGAAATTGCAAAACTTCCAGGTGTAGTATCAACAGAGACACTTATAGAAACAATACTATGA
- a CDS encoding ACT domain-containing protein, with protein sequence MLNRYLLITTIGPDRPGLISEISSIVANFGCNIEDIEQVVMKNIFILSMIVKVPNNVNINKFKEKMRNLCFDLGLEVSFYYAGSE encoded by the coding sequence ATGCTTAATCGATATCTCTTAATTACTACAATAGGTCCAGATAGACCAGGATTAATATCTGAGATTTCCTCAATTGTAGCAAATTTTGGATGTAATATAGAAGATATAGAACAAGTAGTCATGAAAAATATATTTATATTATCAATGATAGTTAAAGTTCCAAATAATGTTAATATAAATAAATTTAAAGAAAAAATGAGAAATTTATGTTTTGATCTTGGATTAGAGGTGTCTTTTTATTATGCTGGAAGTGAATAA